The following are from one region of the Prevotella communis genome:
- a CDS encoding DNA topoisomerase IV subunit B has translation MAEENNLTTVVDGSTVDYNDDNIRTLSGTEHIRLRPGMYIGRLGDGSLAEDGIYVLLKEVIDNSIDEFKMKAGDRIEINVDDNLRVSVRDYGRGIPQGKMIEAVSVLNTGGKYDSKAFKKSIGLNGVGVKAVNALSSHFEVHSYRDGQVRKATFEKGKLVTDTTEPTDDENGTYIYFEPDNTLFINYQFHNDIVENMLRNYTYLNTGLAIMYNGRRILSRHGLEDLLKDRMSADALYPIIHLQGEDIEIAFTHANQYGEEYYSFVNGQHTTQGGTHQSAFKEHIAKTIKEFFQKNFEYGDIRTGIVAAIALNVEEPMFESQTKIKLGSLTMAPMPAQVDAEHPAPPSINKYVGDFIKTEVDNYLHKNADVAEVMMQKIQESEKERKAMAGVTKLARERAKKANLHNRKLRDCRIHYSDTKNDRKEESCIFITEGDSASGSITKSRDVNTQAVFSLRGKPLNTFGLTKKVVYENEEFNLLQAALDIEEGMDTLRYNKVIVATDADVDGMHIRLLIITFFLQFFPELIREGHVYVLQTPLFRVRNRRTKIRNKQVLAAEDAKGKKGDFIVRYCYSEEERVNAIRELGPDPEITRFKGLGEISPEEFAGFIGPDIRLEQVTLHKTDQVQKLLEYYMGKNTMERQNFIIDNLVIEEDRPEEEEDLMD, from the coding sequence ATGGCAGAAGAAAACAACCTCACAACAGTGGTCGACGGTTCTACCGTTGATTATAATGATGATAATATCAGAACTCTGAGCGGTACGGAGCATATCCGCCTGCGTCCTGGTATGTATATCGGTAGACTGGGCGATGGCTCATTGGCAGAAGACGGTATCTACGTGTTGCTGAAGGAAGTTATCGACAACTCTATCGACGAGTTCAAGATGAAGGCTGGCGACCGCATTGAGATTAATGTGGACGACAACCTCCGCGTCTCTGTGCGCGACTATGGCCGAGGCATCCCTCAAGGTAAGATGATTGAAGCCGTCAGCGTGCTGAACACGGGTGGTAAGTACGACTCGAAAGCCTTTAAGAAGTCTATCGGTCTGAATGGTGTCGGTGTGAAAGCCGTCAACGCGCTGAGCAGCCACTTCGAGGTACACTCCTATCGTGACGGACAGGTGCGCAAGGCTACCTTTGAAAAAGGTAAGCTGGTGACAGACACCACAGAACCCACCGACGACGAGAACGGCACATATATCTACTTCGAGCCCGATAACACGTTGTTTATCAACTACCAGTTCCACAATGATATTGTGGAGAACATGCTCCGCAACTATACCTACCTGAACACAGGACTGGCCATCATGTACAATGGCCGACGCATCCTCAGCCGCCATGGACTGGAAGACCTGCTGAAAGATCGCATGAGCGCTGATGCCCTCTACCCTATCATCCACTTGCAGGGCGAGGACATCGAGATAGCATTCACCCATGCCAACCAGTATGGCGAGGAGTATTACTCTTTCGTCAATGGTCAGCACACCACGCAAGGCGGTACACACCAGAGTGCCTTCAAGGAACATATCGCCAAGACTATCAAGGAATTCTTCCAAAAGAACTTTGAGTATGGCGACATCCGTACAGGTATCGTGGCAGCTATCGCCCTGAACGTAGAGGAACCGATGTTCGAGAGTCAGACGAAGATTAAGCTCGGTTCTCTCACCATGGCACCAATGCCTGCACAGGTCGATGCCGAACATCCCGCCCCACCAAGCATCAACAAGTATGTGGGCGACTTCATCAAGACGGAGGTGGACAACTACCTGCATAAAAATGCTGATGTGGCAGAGGTGATGATGCAGAAGATTCAGGAGAGCGAGAAAGAGCGCAAGGCGATGGCTGGTGTCACCAAACTGGCACGTGAGCGTGCAAAGAAGGCCAACCTGCACAACCGTAAGTTGCGCGACTGTCGTATCCACTACAGCGACACTAAAAACGACCGCAAGGAGGAGTCGTGCATCTTCATCACTGAGGGTGACTCTGCCAGTGGTTCTATCACCAAGAGCCGTGATGTGAACACACAGGCCGTCTTCTCTCTGCGAGGAAAACCCCTGAACACCTTTGGTCTGACGAAGAAGGTGGTCTATGAGAACGAGGAGTTCAATTTGCTCCAGGCAGCCCTCGACATTGAGGAAGGCATGGACACACTAAGATATAATAAGGTGATTGTGGCTACCGATGCCGATGTGGACGGTATGCATATCCGCCTGCTTATTATCACCTTCTTCCTGCAGTTCTTCCCAGAACTGATTCGTGAGGGCCATGTCTATGTGCTGCAGACGCCGCTGTTCCGCGTGCGCAACCGTCGCACGAAGATTCGCAACAAGCAGGTGCTGGCTGCAGAAGATGCCAAAGGCAAGAAGGGCGACTTCATCGTGCGCTACTGCTATAGTGAGGAAGAGCGCGTGAATGCCATCCGCGAGTTGGGTCCTGATCCAGAGATCACCCGATTCAAAGGTCTTGGCGAGATATCACCTGAGGAGTTTGCAGGCTTCATTGGTCCAGACATTCGCTTGGAACAGGTCACCCTGCACAAGACTGACCAGGTGCAGAAACTACTGGAGTACTACATGGGTAAGAATACCATGGAGCGCCAGAACTTCATCATCGACAACCTGGTTATCGAGGAAGACAGACCTGAGGAAGAGGAAGACCTCATGGACTAG
- a CDS encoding N-acetyltransferase — MSSIEIKRVTDKRGLDTFIQLHYDLYRGNQFDAPNLYRDEVNTLSRDKNSAFDFCEAEYFLAYRDGKVVGRVAAIINHRYNEQWQRPCVRFGWLDLIDDAEVMRALLNAVEEYGKQKGMKEIIGPLGFTDMDPEGMLTYGFDQLGTMATLYNYEYYPRLMEQMEGYEKDNDYVEYKVFVPESGMPEKMKRVAELTMERYNLHVRKLTKQDIFGPEKYGHRVFEVINKTFGHLYGYSQMSEKQIDEYVDMYFKFIELDLICVIEDWNTPNHDCIGVGITIPSLTKALQKCRNGRLWPFGWWHIIRALKFKKTDVVDCLLIGVLPEYRAKGANALLFYDLIPIYQKYGFKWGETHVEMETNGKVQSQWMYFDHEQHKRRRCYKKQL, encoded by the coding sequence ATGTCATCTATAGAGATTAAGCGTGTGACCGACAAGCGCGGTCTAGACACCTTTATTCAGTTGCATTATGATCTGTATCGTGGAAATCAATTTGATGCACCCAACCTGTACAGAGATGAAGTGAATACGCTGAGTCGTGACAAGAACTCGGCCTTTGATTTCTGTGAGGCAGAATATTTTCTGGCTTATCGCGACGGAAAGGTAGTAGGTCGCGTGGCTGCCATCATCAATCACAGATACAACGAGCAGTGGCAGCGCCCCTGCGTCCGTTTTGGCTGGCTGGACCTCATTGACGATGCAGAGGTGATGCGTGCCTTGCTGAATGCCGTAGAGGAATACGGTAAGCAAAAGGGCATGAAGGAAATCATCGGTCCGCTGGGCTTCACGGATATGGATCCAGAGGGTATGCTAACTTACGGTTTCGACCAGCTCGGCACCATGGCTACCCTGTATAATTATGAATACTATCCCCGTCTGATGGAGCAGATGGAGGGCTACGAGAAAGATAACGACTACGTTGAGTATAAGGTCTTTGTACCTGAGAGCGGCATGCCCGAAAAGATGAAACGCGTGGCAGAGCTGACCATGGAGCGCTACAACCTGCACGTCAGGAAGTTGACCAAACAGGACATCTTCGGTCCTGAGAAATATGGTCACCGTGTCTTCGAGGTTATCAACAAGACCTTCGGTCACCTTTACGGTTACTCTCAGATGTCGGAGAAACAGATAGACGAGTATGTGGATATGTACTTTAAGTTCATTGAACTGGATCTGATCTGCGTCATCGAGGACTGGAACACACCCAACCACGACTGTATCGGCGTGGGTATCACCATTCCCTCGCTGACCAAGGCTTTGCAGAAATGCCGCAACGGCCGTCTCTGGCCTTTTGGCTGGTGGCACATCATCCGTGCCCTGAAGTTCAAGAAGACCGACGTTGTAGACTGTCTGCTTATTGGTGTACTTCCAGAATATCGTGCCAAGGGTGCCAACGCCCTCCTGTTCTACGACCTCATCCCCATCTATCAGAAGTACGGCTTCAAATGGGGCGAGACACACGTGGAGATGGAAACCAATGGCAAGGTACAGAGCCAGTGGATGTACTTCGATCACGAACAGCATAAACGCCGCAGGTGTTATAAAAAGCAACTATAA
- a CDS encoding endonuclease, whose product MKKATFSLTLLLILCVVSIWAQGPNNSGTYYQAANGKKGEALKTALFNIIKNPDVVSYNGLIDAYHKTDTRTDGKIRDWYSNATNYTWNDRNGNASEGAGWNREHSVPQSWFSEASPMKSDIVHVLPTDCYVNNRRSSYPFGEVGNATYTSNNGYSKLGSCKTPGYSGTVFEPNDEIKGDIARIYFYMVTCYEDRFTNWTKGSATQVFSSDKYQGLDAWCMDMMMRWSKNDPVDAVETARNNAVQEVQGNRNPFVDYPGLEEYVWGSKKEEAFSYDNYDGTGTVTPPDPDRVEDPAFSPMAGTYTNSVNVKLSCSTTGASIYYTLDGTEPSVNSTLYTTDGINLTETTTIKAVAYLDGMYSTTTTATYVIEAGSGDKPVDGEIALNNTFFGVNWTGSRPSSGADVLTGSENGITITYSLGSSANMYCNSEQIRMYGGNELKVESGSGEMVKLEFVTKDSSKELLLLNGGGAIDGYTWTGLANSVTFGAAANHIKMLSVKVTLAIYDPSGIQDINLSTEKKIFDLQGRRVQNPSTGLYIINGRKVILK is encoded by the coding sequence ATGAAAAAAGCAACATTTTCACTAACTCTTCTGCTGATACTATGCGTCGTCAGCATCTGGGCACAAGGGCCCAACAACTCAGGTACTTACTATCAGGCAGCCAATGGCAAAAAAGGCGAAGCCCTGAAAACAGCACTTTTTAATATTATCAAGAACCCCGATGTGGTGAGCTACAACGGACTGATTGATGCCTACCATAAGACCGACACACGTACTGACGGGAAAATACGTGACTGGTATTCGAATGCGACGAATTATACATGGAACGACCGCAACGGCAACGCCAGTGAAGGGGCTGGGTGGAACCGCGAACACTCCGTTCCACAGAGTTGGTTCAGCGAAGCAAGTCCAATGAAATCGGACATCGTACATGTGCTGCCTACCGACTGCTACGTGAATAATCGTCGCAGCAGCTATCCATTCGGTGAGGTGGGTAATGCCACTTACACCTCAAACAACGGTTACTCAAAGCTCGGCTCTTGTAAGACACCTGGTTACTCTGGCACGGTGTTTGAGCCCAACGACGAGATCAAAGGCGACATCGCCCGTATCTATTTCTATATGGTGACCTGCTACGAGGACCGTTTCACCAACTGGACAAAAGGCAGTGCCACGCAGGTCTTCTCATCAGACAAGTATCAGGGGCTAGATGCCTGGTGCATGGATATGATGATGCGCTGGTCCAAAAACGACCCTGTAGATGCTGTTGAGACGGCTCGCAACAATGCCGTACAGGAAGTGCAGGGCAACCGCAACCCGTTTGTAGATTACCCTGGACTGGAGGAGTACGTATGGGGCAGTAAGAAGGAAGAGGCGTTCAGCTATGACAACTACGACGGCACGGGCACCGTCACACCGCCCGATCCTGACCGTGTAGAGGATCCTGCGTTCTCGCCCATGGCCGGCACTTATACAAACAGTGTCAACGTGAAACTGTCGTGCAGCACAACAGGTGCCAGCATCTACTACACGCTCGACGGCACAGAGCCTTCTGTCAACAGCACGCTCTACACCACCGATGGTATTAACCTGACAGAGACCACCACCATCAAGGCTGTGGCCTATCTGGATGGTATGTACAGCACCACCACAACTGCTACGTATGTTATCGAGGCAGGTAGTGGCGATAAACCGGTAGATGGTGAGATTGCGCTGAACAACACTTTCTTTGGTGTCAACTGGACGGGGTCAAGACCCAGCAGTGGCGCAGATGTGCTGACAGGTAGCGAGAACGGTATCACTATCACATACTCTCTGGGGTCTAGTGCTAATATGTACTGCAACAGCGAACAGATTCGTATGTATGGTGGTAATGAACTGAAAGTGGAGTCTGGCAGTGGCGAGATGGTGAAACTGGAGTTTGTCACCAAGGATAGCAGTAAGGAACTATTGCTCCTGAATGGTGGTGGCGCCATCGATGGCTACACATGGACAGGACTGGCCAACAGCGTAACATTTGGTGCTGCTGCAAATCATATCAAGATGCTCTCTGTGAAGGTGACGCTGGCTATCTACGATCCCTCAGGCATTCAGGACATTAACCTGTCAACGGAAAAGAAGATTTTCGACCTGCAGGGTCGTCGTGTACAGAACCCCTCAACGGGTCTTTACATCATTAACGGCCGTAAAGTGATTTTGAAGTAA
- a CDS encoding THUMP-like domain-containing protein, producing the protein MNDKTRDFIEQNLNADIRQLALKGCRDKDVDLDAAIRQIAGRQTARRKLPSWAALDGILYPPHLNMEQCSSEQTARYKARICSSHPSPKTLVDLTGGFGVDFDFMSEAFDEATYVERNSELFAISSANMKILAPKAKCLNEDGLEVLHRLDHVSMIFMDPARRDHHGARTYGISDCTPNVLEIKDELLQKADVVMLKLSPMLDWHKAISDLGEQYIKEVHIVSVQNECKELLIIMQQQPAKPFTVYCVNDDAVFSYHPSSLIPHPSSFIPHPSSFLYEPNASIMKAGCFAEIEQAFEVSQLAPNSHLFASDQVIEDFPGRKFRVTAVTSMNKQELKQALRDIRQANISVRNFPMSVADLRKRLKLSEGGNDYIFATTLTEGKKVLIICQHL; encoded by the coding sequence ATGAACGATAAGACCCGCGATTTTATCGAGCAGAACCTCAATGCCGATATCCGTCAGCTGGCACTCAAAGGGTGTCGCGACAAGGACGTAGATCTTGACGCAGCGATCCGGCAGATTGCGGGCAGACAGACAGCCCGTCGGAAGTTGCCCTCATGGGCAGCTCTCGACGGCATTCTTTATCCGCCTCACCTGAATATGGAGCAATGCTCCAGCGAACAGACGGCGAGGTATAAAGCAAGAATATGCAGCAGTCACCCATCACCTAAGACCCTGGTGGATCTAACTGGGGGGTTCGGGGTGGATTTCGATTTTATGAGTGAGGCATTTGACGAGGCGACTTATGTGGAGAGGAATAGTGAGTTATTTGCTATATCGTCGGCCAACATGAAGATCCTGGCACCTAAAGCTAAGTGTCTTAACGAGGACGGACTGGAGGTGCTCCATCGCCTTGATCATGTCTCCATGATTTTCATGGACCCTGCACGCAGGGATCATCATGGCGCACGCACCTACGGCATCAGCGACTGCACACCCAATGTATTGGAAATCAAAGACGAACTGCTTCAGAAGGCTGATGTGGTGATGCTGAAGCTATCGCCCATGCTCGACTGGCATAAAGCTATCAGCGACCTGGGAGAACAGTATATCAAGGAAGTACACATTGTCTCTGTACAAAACGAGTGCAAGGAACTGCTTATCATCATGCAACAACAACCTGCAAAGCCCTTCACCGTCTATTGCGTCAACGACGATGCCGTATTCTCATACCATCCCTCATCCCTCATCCCTCATCCTTCATCCTTCATCCCTCATCCCTCATCCTTCCTCTACGAGCCCAATGCCTCTATCATGAAGGCTGGCTGTTTTGCTGAGATAGAACAGGCATTCGAGGTTAGCCAGTTGGCGCCCAACAGTCACCTGTTTGCCTCAGACCAGGTCATCGAAGATTTCCCTGGAAGGAAATTCCGCGTCACCGCTGTCACCTCGATGAACAAACAAGAGTTGAAACAAGCGCTGAGAGATATCCGTCAGGCCAATATCTCCGTACGTAATTTCCCCATGTCCGTTGCCGACCTCCGTAAACGCCTGAAACTAAGTGAGGGTGGCAACGACTATATCTTCGCTACCACCCTCACAGAAGGAAAAAAGGTGCTGATCATCTGTCAGCACCTCTAA
- a CDS encoding OmpA family protein: MKTKNLLTAAVALLMAGAAQAQTNTWTSYSFIEAQGGVQLTSTNAPMDKLITPTAALSFGHYFTPVVGARLHVNAWQSKSGLASTGQYYKWKYVTPDLDLLVNLTNLFGKGSDHALNVILLGGVGLNYAWDNDELKDLNLPANTMPLAWDKNRLGHNLRAGLRLETNQAKPFGVSLEVNANSLDDRFNSKTNDKDDWMFTAMLGLNFRFGHKKAAPRYVTKTIEVIDTFEVDEPITIKVKEKQPKTKTETKHMKMNEAIFFKIRESDANAASGIDEAIKKVAELMKCSDDAMFTVTGYADKGTGSAKMNKKYAKQRADDVAKKLVEQYGLDAKRLKTDSKGDTVQPFEENDKNRCVIVTGEGTFRITTTEMVEVEVEKQSTKKVQKTKTREVQIQEEIK; this comes from the coding sequence ATGAAAACCAAGAACCTATTGACTGCAGCTGTAGCGCTGCTCATGGCTGGTGCCGCACAGGCTCAGACCAACACGTGGACCTCGTATTCCTTCATTGAAGCACAGGGTGGTGTACAGCTGACTTCCACCAATGCTCCTATGGACAAACTGATCACGCCTACGGCAGCTCTGTCGTTTGGCCATTATTTCACACCCGTTGTCGGTGCTCGTCTGCACGTCAACGCATGGCAGTCGAAGAGTGGTCTGGCATCTACTGGGCAGTACTACAAATGGAAGTATGTGACTCCAGATTTGGACTTGTTGGTAAACCTGACCAACCTTTTTGGCAAGGGTTCTGACCACGCCCTGAATGTGATTCTGTTGGGTGGTGTAGGTTTGAACTACGCATGGGATAATGATGAGTTGAAGGATTTGAACTTGCCTGCTAACACAATGCCTTTGGCATGGGATAAGAATCGCCTGGGTCACAACCTGCGTGCCGGTTTGCGTCTGGAGACCAATCAGGCTAAACCCTTTGGCGTGTCTCTGGAAGTTAATGCCAACTCACTGGACGACCGTTTTAACTCGAAGACCAATGATAAAGACGATTGGATGTTCACTGCTATGCTGGGCCTGAACTTCCGTTTCGGTCATAAGAAGGCAGCTCCACGCTATGTGACCAAGACTATCGAGGTGATTGACACCTTCGAGGTCGATGAGCCTATCACCATCAAGGTGAAGGAGAAGCAGCCCAAGACAAAGACTGAGACTAAGCATATGAAGATGAATGAGGCTATCTTCTTCAAGATTCGTGAGAGCGATGCCAACGCAGCCAGCGGTATTGATGAGGCTATCAAGAAGGTGGCTGAGCTGATGAAGTGCAGCGACGACGCAATGTTTACCGTTACGGGTTATGCTGATAAGGGTACTGGCTCTGCTAAGATGAATAAGAAATACGCTAAGCAGCGTGCTGACGATGTGGCTAAGAAGCTGGTTGAGCAGTACGGACTGGATGCAAAGCGCCTGAAGACCGACTCAAAGGGTGACACCGTTCAGCCTTTCGAGGAGAACGATAAGAACCGTTGTGTTATCGTGACTGGTGAGGGTACCTTCCGCATCACAACCACTGAGATGGTTGAGGTAGAGGTTGAGAAGCAGAGCACCAAGAAAGTGCAGAAGACCAAGACCCGCGAGGTGCAGATTCAGGAAGAAATCAAGTAA
- a CDS encoding endonuclease, with product MKKNFFALALIMTIVGVAYAQAPANTGYYYYQANGKKGAELKTALYQILKNPDVVHYDSLWNAYKISDARPMGDSLIIWDMYSDISRYRIDFPTHKNSIEGVSGFQREHSMPKSWFNPTERNSSGLTYADVKPMYSDIVHVIPTDGTVNNKRSNNAYGEITDSAKVDWQSANGFSKQSKKGGCGTPGWKEYMGANASKTRVFEPNNEYKGDLARIYFYMVTCYEPVAGTWTSDMFDAESEDGYQPFAQWAFDMLMRWAKEDPVSQKEIDRNEAIYQLQGNRNPFVDYPGLEDYIWGSKKEVAFNYGGDTPNEGEPATNCEIILNEKTFGVDWTGNKNMRNYYTRTPLVASQNGIDIILSYGIEGSKLYSDSTHIRLYNKNVLTFRAHKNEITSIEFTIPAKADDKELIPLTGQMEGNTWRGQASEVMFTSTYTSSWPEANANKHIQIAKVKITVASPTGIQSINNHDTQHKGTYTISGRRINDNNLTKGVYIKNGKRLIL from the coding sequence ATGAAAAAAAATTTTTTTGCATTAGCACTCATTATGACGATTGTTGGCGTGGCCTATGCACAGGCACCTGCCAATACGGGCTATTACTACTATCAAGCCAACGGAAAGAAAGGTGCTGAACTGAAGACGGCGCTCTACCAGATTTTGAAGAATCCGGATGTGGTACACTACGACTCCTTGTGGAACGCATATAAGATTTCCGATGCACGACCCATGGGCGACAGCCTCATCATCTGGGATATGTATTCTGATATCTCGCGCTATAGGATTGACTTCCCCACACATAAAAACTCCATCGAGGGCGTCAGTGGATTCCAGCGCGAGCACTCCATGCCCAAGAGCTGGTTTAACCCCACGGAGAGAAACAGTAGCGGACTGACCTATGCGGACGTGAAACCGATGTATTCGGATATCGTGCACGTAATACCTACAGACGGCACGGTGAACAATAAGCGTTCGAATAATGCCTATGGCGAGATTACAGACTCGGCAAAGGTGGACTGGCAGTCGGCTAATGGCTTTAGTAAGCAAAGCAAGAAAGGAGGATGCGGCACTCCAGGATGGAAAGAATACATGGGTGCAAACGCCTCGAAGACACGAGTGTTTGAGCCCAACAATGAGTATAAGGGCGACCTGGCACGTATCTATTTCTATATGGTCACCTGCTATGAGCCAGTGGCTGGCACTTGGACCAGTGACATGTTTGACGCTGAGAGCGAAGACGGCTACCAGCCTTTTGCGCAGTGGGCTTTTGACATGCTGATGCGATGGGCTAAGGAAGACCCCGTGAGCCAGAAAGAGATAGACCGCAACGAAGCCATCTATCAGTTGCAGGGCAACCGCAACCCCTTTGTTGACTATCCCGGACTAGAGGATTATATCTGGGGCAGCAAGAAAGAAGTGGCATTCAACTACGGTGGCGATACGCCCAACGAAGGAGAACCGGCTACCAACTGTGAGATTATCCTGAATGAGAAAACTTTCGGCGTGGATTGGACCGGCAATAAGAACATGCGCAATTACTATACCCGCACACCGCTGGTTGCCAGTCAGAACGGCATAGATATCATCCTCTCTTATGGCATCGAGGGCAGCAAGTTGTATAGCGACTCCACACATATCCGTCTGTACAACAAGAACGTGCTGACCTTTAGGGCCCACAAAAACGAGATAACCAGTATTGAGTTCACGATTCCTGCCAAGGCCGACGACAAAGAACTGATTCCACTGACAGGACAGATGGAGGGTAACACTTGGCGAGGACAAGCCAGCGAGGTGATGTTCACATCGACCTATACCAGCAGTTGGCCGGAGGCGAATGCCAACAAGCACATTCAGATAGCCAAGGTGAAGATTACCGTTGCCTCGCCAACAGGTATCCAATCCATCAACAACCATGACACACAGCACAAAGGCACCTATACCATATCAGGCAGACGCATTAACGACAACAACCTGACAAAGGGCGTCTATATCAAGAACGGAAAAAGATTGATTTTGTAA